In Bacillus sp. S3, the sequence CAATTTTGACAATACCGGCAAGAGCAGTATCCTTCCCTACCTTTGTCGCTTTTAACGTTAAAGTTCCATTTTTATTTATTGTAGAACCGATTAAAATATCACCAACATTTTTTTCGACAGGGATCGATTCACCCGTGATCAACGATTCATCTACAGAAGATTGCCCTAATAAAACAATTCCGTCCACAGGAATTTTTTCACCAGGCTTCACCAGTAATCGGTCACCAACCTTTACATCTTCGGTCGGAATTTGAAATTCTTTCCCTTCCCTTATTACCGTCGCTTCCTTTACTTGAAGGTTGAGCAATTCAGAAATGGCATGAGTGGTTCTTCCTTTTGCAATTATCTCAAATAATTTACCTAAAAGAATTAAGGTAATGAGAACTGCACTCGTTTCAAAGTAGAGATGCGGCATGTAAAATGGATTTCCAATTGTCTTTACACCTTCTGCAAGACTGTAAAAATAGGCAGATGTGGTGCCCAATGCGACAAGGACATCCATATTTGCACTTTTATTTTTAATGGCTTTATAGGCACCAATGTAAAACTGACCGCCTACATAAAATTGTACTGGAGTAGCTAGGAGCAATTGAAACCATGGATTCATAAAAAAATTTGGCATTGGCAAGCCAATATCGATCGGCAAGTGTGTTAGCATCGTATACACGAGTGGGAGAGACAAAATGACGGAAAGATAAAATTTTCGTTTTTTTCGGTCAATTTCTTCCGCTTTTAATTGCTGTTTCGTCTCACTGTCCACTTTCTCTCTGGCTCCATACCCGAGTGTTTCAATCTTTGTTAAAATATCGCCGCTTGAAACAAATTTGTTATCAAAGGAAATAGCTGCACTCTCCATTGCTAAATTAACATTCGCTTCGACACCGTCCATTTTGTTTAGTACTTTTTCTATTCTTGCTGAACAGGCAGCACAGGTCATTCCTGAAATATCTAATTTGATCTGCTCCTTCATTTCCTTCACCTCTTTATCCTTTGGCCAGTCACATCTTTGATTAATTATTCTCCACGTTGTCCCTTTGTTCCTTTAGCATTTTGAAAAGAAAAACCCCTTCCAATTTGGAAGAGGCTTTGAAATGGAATTATTCTTTGATTGCAGCTTCTAATGCAACCTCAATCATGTCATTAAATGTAACTTGTCGTTCTTCAGCAGTTGTTTCTTCGCCAGTTAGAATATGATCACTAACAGTTAGAACGGAAAGAGCTTTTCGGCCAAATTTAGCTGCTAACGTATAAAGTGCAGTAGTTTCCATTTCAATCGCAAGGATTTGATATTTTGCCCATTTTTCAAGCTCTGCATTGTCATTATAGAAAGAATCAGCCGTGAAGATATTGCCAACTTTTAAATTAAGGCCTTTTGCTACTCCAGCATCATAGGCCTTTCTAAGTAAATCAAAGTTAGCCGCCGGAGCGAAATCAACATGACCAAAAGTTAGCCGGTTCATGTTTGAATCAGTAGAACTGGTCATCGCCAAAATCACGTCGCGGACCTTTACGTCCTTTTGAATCGCCCCGCAAGTACCAACACGGATTAAATTTTGAACGTGATAGCTTTGCATTAATTCATTAACATAAATAGAAATAGAAGGGACACCCATTCCTGTCCCTTGAACAGAAATTCTCTTTCCTTTATATGTTCCAGTAAAACCAAACATATTTCTTACTTCGTTATAACATTTGGCATCCTCTAAAAATGTCTCAGCGATATATTTAGCTCGAAGCGGATCTCCAGGCAGTAATACCGTTTCGGCAATTTCATTCTCTTTTGCTCCAATATGTACGCTCATCACAATTACCTCCAATCAAAAGTAAGTACAGTTAATTGTCTGTACCAATGTCACTATACCATATTCGAATTCGGATGGAAAAGGACATCACAAATTTGACATGTTTTTTCGAATTTGAGGGAAGCTATTCCTAGATTAAAAAGGAGGGATAAAGGATGGGAAAAAAACACCGAAGCCGAATCAATGGGCAAAAGAAAAATAACCATATCCCAGCTGAGGCCATAGTAGCAGAACACGAAGCACACGCGAAAGAACATAACGCAACCGGCGGCCGGAAAAGCTAAATATTAAAATAAACCTAAGGTGGTTTCCTTAGGTTTATTGGTCATTTATTAGCGAATCACAATTCGATTGATCGGGAACCAGCCGCCTGGTTTTAGTTGATAATAATATTGGCCAGCCCGGCCTTCGTCAATTAAGATAATGTCTCCTGTAGCAAGGAATCTCCCTTTATAATTAGCCGGAATTCTGTCAGTTACATTAAAGCGCCTAAAGGTCTCCTGTAAACAATGTTTACGATTATTAGCGTCAATCATTGTTCGATATACCTCTTGATACCCTTTACGTTCTCGGTACTTTGGAGTTTGAAAGATCGTCACATCGTATGGAATACATGCTCTTTTTGTTAACATTTTGATCATCATTTACCTCCAATTATTAGAGTTAATTATCTATTCTAATAATTGGCGATAGGCATGGTCGAATCCTTCAAAGAAACCGCACTTTTTTTGTCGATTTTCATTTTTTTTAATGAATTTTAGGAATAGCGCTGAATCACACTTTGAATTTTTTGTTGTAAATACGGAATATCAGCGTTTGTTACCGTTAATCTTACATTTGTTTCATCTGTCCCCAATGCCTCTGAGAATAACCCTGATAGTCCCCTTGCTCGTCGGTCTACCTGGAACATAATATCGATGGTACCATTTCCTGCAGGGAAGAAGACTACCTCTAATTCATCCAATCTGCCGCGGAATGGACCTGATACTGGTACAAACTCAAATTCTTGGACAAATGGCAGCCGTCCTCGTAATCTTCTTGGAGCCTCCTCACAGTCAGCTTCACGTATTCTAAAGCCCATACTGTCAACTGCATTAAATACTGCAGACATTAACGGATTAGGCACAACTTTTAGATAATCTTTATCGCTTGGATCCACGCCGCCCTTAATATCTAAACCTGTAGTCACCCACACCTTCGACCTGCCAATTGAAAGCGGCGTTTCAAATGGAAGTTGAA encodes:
- the deoD gene encoding purine-nucleoside phosphorylase, with product MSVHIGAKENEIAETVLLPGDPLRAKYIAETFLEDAKCYNEVRNMFGFTGTYKGKRISVQGTGMGVPSISIYVNELMQSYHVQNLIRVGTCGAIQKDVKVRDVILAMTSSTDSNMNRLTFGHVDFAPAANFDLLRKAYDAGVAKGLNLKVGNIFTADSFYNDNAELEKWAKYQILAIEMETTALYTLAAKFGRKALSVLTVSDHILTGEETTAEERQVTFNDMIEVALEAAIKE
- a CDS encoding YodL domain-containing protein, with the translated sequence MMIKMLTKRACIPYDVTIFQTPKYRERKGYQEVYRTMIDANNRKHCLQETFRRFNVTDRIPANYKGRFLATGDIILIDEGRAGQYYYQLKPGGWFPINRIVIR
- a CDS encoding sporulation protein translates to MSFFNKVFASVGIGSAAVDTKLEKDTYMPGETVQGVVEIKGGKVEQVIDEIYLTLNTTYLRESDDRKYTVTADIDRFRLTTPFTIRSNEKKEIPFSFQLPFETPLSIGRSKVWVTTGLDIKGGVDPSDKDYLKVVPNPLMSAVFNAVDSMGFRIREADCEEAPRRLRGRLPFVQEFEFVPVSGPFRGRLDELEVVFFPAGNGTIDIMFQVDRRARGLSGLFSEALGTDETNVRLTVTNADIPYLQQKIQSVIQRYS